One genomic segment of Odocoileus virginianus isolate 20LAN1187 ecotype Illinois chromosome 17, Ovbor_1.2, whole genome shotgun sequence includes these proteins:
- the KRT20 gene encoding keratin, type I cytoskeletal 20, with translation MDFNQRNSHRSLSSSSQGPALSMSSSIYRRGVTPSVYGGAGGHGTRISTSRHMVNYGSDPAGGNLFAGNEKMTMQNLNDRLASYLERVRSLEQSNSHLELQIKHWYETNTPSTSRDHSAYLEQIKELRDQIKDAQLQNARRVLQIDNAKLAIEDFRLKYEAEQGICQTVVADLNGLKRVFDDLILTKADLEIQIEELTKDLLVLQKEHEEEVRGLRAHLGNNVSVEVDAAPSLNLSAIMNEMRQKYDAMAEENLQKAKEQFEIQINDLQKQVTVSTEELKGTQDQIKEQRHTYQVLEIELQSLLSMKEALERTLEETNARYSSHLAVIQAQLNSLEGQLVQVRTDTERQIHEYNILLDIKIRLEQEIATYRRLLEGEDVKEYQLSALDETEIKKTRKIKTVVQEVVDGKVVSSEVKEVEESI, from the exons ATGGATTTCAATCAGAGAAACTCCCACCGAAGCCTGAGTTCCTCCTCCCAGGGCCCTGCGCTCAGCATGAGCAGCTCCATATATAGGAGGGGGGTCACACCCAGCGTGTATGGGGGTGCTGGAGGCCACGGCACCCGCATCTCAACATCTAGACACATGGTAAACTATGGGAGTGACCCTGCTGGAGGAAACCTGTTTGCTGGCAATGAGAAGATGACCATGCAGAACCTAAATGACCGCCTAGCAAGCTACCTAGAAAGAGTGCGGTCACTGGAGCAGTCCAACTCCCACCTTGAACTGCAGATCAAGCACTGGTATGAAACCAACACACCTAGCACCAGTCGGGACCACAGTGCCTATCTGGAACAAATCAAAGAGCTGCGGGATCAG ATTAAAGATGCTCAACTGCAGAATGCTCGACGTGTCCTGCAAATTGATAATGCTAAACTGGCTATCGAGGACTTCAGGCTGAA GTATGAAGCTGAGCAGGGGATTTGCCAAACAGTGGTGGCTGATCTTAATGGCCTGAAAAGGGTCTTTGATGACTTAATTCTAACAAAGGCAGACTTGGAGATTCAAATTGAAGAGCTGACTAAAGACTTGCTTGTTCTCCAAAAAGAACATGAGGAG GAAGTGAGGGGCCTACGTGCTCATCTGGGCAATAATGTAAGTGTAGAGGTGGATGCGGCTCCAAGCCTGAACCTCAGTGCCATCATGAATGAAATGAGGCAGAAATATGATGCCATGGCCGAGGAGAACCTTCAGAAAGCCAAAGAACAGTTTGAGATACAG ATTAACGATCTGCAAAAGCAAGTCACAGTGAGCACTGAAGAGTTAAAAGGAACCCAGGATCAAATAAAAGAGCAGAGACACACCTACCAGGTCCTGGAAATAGAGCTCCAGTCCCTGCTCAGCATG AAAGAAGCTTTGGAGCGTACACTAGAGGAGACCAATGCTCGTTATAGTAGCCACTTGGCTGTAATCCAGGCACAGCTAAACTCCCTCGAGGGCCAACTGGTGCAGGTTCGGACAGACACAGAACGCCAGATCCATGAATATAATATCCTCCTTGACATAAAGATCCGGCTTGAGCAGGAAATTGCTACCTACCGCCGTCTTCTGGAAGGAGAAGATGTCAA AGAATATCAGTTAAGCGCTCTGGATGAGACAG AGATAAAGAAAACCAGGAAGATTAAGACAGTCGTGCAAGAAGTAGTGGATGGCAAGGTTGTGTCATCTGAAGTCAAAGAAGTGGAAGAAAGTATATGA